A genomic stretch from Desulfolutivibrio sulfodismutans DSM 3696 includes:
- a CDS encoding selenium metabolism-associated LysR family transcriptional regulator: protein MDIRRLQAFCKVYELKSFSRAGEELLLSQPTVSAHVMALESELGTRLFDRLGRTVLPTPAARILYQHSLDAFDRLENARTEILALTQRVSGELSIGGSTIPAHYILPERIAAFRAKYPEVTIDLVIGDTQEIIERVIEGNLSLGLVGAPSDHPDLACEQLMDDELIGIAPPDPTNPLVETEGGVFDPDSLRKLPWVLREQGSGTRLAFENALRGQGMDIRELRVSILVHSTLAVLQCVKAGLGVSVTSRLAVAGALERGEIRQIPLPGLCIKRGYYRVHHAKRHVFPAMRRFLEVLSVR, encoded by the coding sequence ATGGATATCAGACGTCTTCAGGCCTTTTGCAAGGTCTATGAGCTTAAAAGCTTCTCCCGGGCCGGGGAGGAGCTTTTGTTGTCCCAGCCGACGGTCAGCGCCCATGTCATGGCTTTGGAGAGCGAACTGGGCACCAGGCTCTTCGACCGGCTTGGCAGGACCGTGCTGCCCACTCCGGCGGCCCGCATTTTGTATCAGCATTCCCTGGACGCCTTTGATCGTCTGGAGAACGCCCGCACCGAGATCCTGGCCCTGACCCAGCGTGTTTCCGGGGAGCTCTCCATCGGGGGCAGCACCATTCCCGCCCATTATATCCTCCCCGAAAGGATAGCGGCATTTCGGGCCAAATATCCCGAGGTGACCATCGATCTGGTCATTGGAGACACCCAGGAGATCATTGAGCGGGTCATCGAGGGAAACTTAAGTCTCGGATTGGTTGGGGCGCCTTCGGATCATCCTGATTTGGCCTGTGAGCAACTCATGGATGATGAACTGATCGGCATTGCCCCACCAGATCCGACGAACCCGCTTGTGGAGACGGAAGGCGGCGTTTTCGATCCTGATTCTCTGCGCAAATTGCCGTGGGTTTTACGTGAGCAGGGTTCGGGAACGCGGCTGGCCTTCGAGAACGCCTTGCGCGGGCAGGGCATGGACATCCGGGAACTGCGGGTCAGCATCCTTGTGCATTCCACCCTGGCTGTCCTGCAATGCGTCAAGGCGGGGTTGGGTGTTTCCGTGACCTCAAGGCTTGCGGTTGCAGGGGCTTTGGAGCGTGGCGAGATACGTCAGATCCCTTTGCCCGGGCTGTGCATCAAGCGCGGCTACTACCG
- the rplQ gene encoding 50S ribosomal protein L17 — protein MRHNKSGRQLGRNASHRKALFRNMARSLLTFERIRTTEPKAKELRSVVEGLIALTQSDTVHARRLAYKVLENHQLVAKLFNEIGPRFVGIHGGYTRVVKLGLPRAGDCAPLAIIELTQRSGASDAGKTATTASADTKSAPASEAKAPVEA, from the coding sequence ATGAGGCATAATAAATCCGGCCGTCAGCTTGGCAGAAATGCCTCGCATCGCAAGGCCCTTTTTCGGAATATGGCCCGGTCCCTCCTGACCTTCGAACGCATCCGCACCACCGAGCCCAAGGCCAAGGAACTGCGCAGCGTTGTTGAAGGCCTGATCGCCCTGACCCAGTCCGACACCGTGCATGCCCGGCGTCTGGCCTACAAGGTTTTGGAAAACCACCAGCTCGTGGCCAAGCTCTTCAATGAGATTGGACCGCGCTTCGTGGGCATCCATGGCGGGTACACCCGGGTGGTGAAGCTCGGATTGCCTCGGGCCGGAGACTGCGCTCCGTTGGCCATCATTGAACTGACCCAGCGTTCCGGCGCATCTGACGCGGGCAAAACCGCCACCACCGCTTCGGCGGACACGAAGAGCGCTCCCGCTTCAGAGGCCAAAGCCCCGGTAGAAGCCTAA
- a CDS encoding DNA-directed RNA polymerase subunit alpha: protein MLIRNGDRLINTRNWAELVKPEKLVRDLNPSSNYGRFICEPLERGFGTTLGNALRRVLLSSLQGASIVAARIEGVQHEFTTIPGVIEDVTDIVLNLKQIRLAMTTDVAQRLVLSANTEGAVTAAAIKENQHVTVLDPEQHICTLSENRELRMEFDVRMGKGYVPADMHEGLENEIGLILLDASYTPVKKVAYTVDQARVGQMTNYDKLILDVWTDGSVSPDDAVSYSAKILKEQLTVFINFNENESEAESARRANDIELNPNLFKSIDELELSVRATNCLKSANITLVGELMQRSEGEMLKTKNFGKKSLEEIRRVLEDMGLEFGMKLDNFEQKYQEWLKRKQVDEA from the coding sequence ATGCTCATCCGAAACGGCGACAGGCTGATCAACACCCGCAACTGGGCCGAACTTGTCAAGCCCGAGAAGCTCGTGCGTGACTTGAACCCCAGTTCCAATTACGGCCGCTTCATCTGCGAGCCCTTGGAGCGCGGTTTCGGAACCACGCTCGGAAACGCGCTTCGCCGGGTGCTTCTGTCCTCGCTTCAGGGCGCGTCCATTGTGGCCGCCAGGATCGAAGGCGTGCAGCACGAATTCACCACCATTCCCGGCGTGATTGAAGACGTCACCGATATCGTGCTCAATCTGAAGCAGATCCGCCTGGCCATGACCACGGACGTCGCCCAGCGCCTGGTTCTCTCGGCGAACACCGAGGGCGCGGTCACGGCTGCGGCCATCAAGGAAAACCAGCACGTCACGGTGCTTGATCCCGAACAGCACATTTGTACGTTGTCCGAAAATCGCGAGTTGCGCATGGAGTTTGACGTGCGCATGGGCAAGGGATACGTCCCTGCCGACATGCACGAGGGACTGGAGAACGAAATCGGCCTCATCCTTCTTGACGCCAGCTACACGCCGGTCAAGAAGGTGGCCTACACCGTGGACCAGGCCCGCGTTGGCCAGATGACCAACTATGACAAGCTCATTTTGGACGTGTGGACCGACGGCTCCGTCTCTCCTGACGACGCCGTGTCCTACAGCGCCAAAATTCTCAAAGAGCAACTCACGGTGTTCATCAACTTCAACGAAAATGAATCCGAGGCCGAAAGCGCCCGCCGCGCCAATGACATCGAGCTCAATCCGAATCTGTTCAAAAGCATTGACGAGCTTGAATTGTCCGTTCGGGCCACAAACTGCCTTAAAAGCGCCAATATCACCCTTGTTGGCGAACTGATGCAGCGCTCCGAAGGGGAGATGCTCAAGACCAAAAACTTCGGCAAGAAGTCTCTTGAGGAGATTCGGCGCGTCCTTGAGGACATGGGGCTTGAGTTTGGCATGAAACTCGACAATTTTGAGCAGAAATACCAGGAATGGTTGAAGAGGAAGCAAGTCGATGAGGCATAA
- the rpsD gene encoding 30S ribosomal protein S4 has translation MARYTGAKCRLCRREGAKLFLKGDRCFTDKCAYERRPYAPGQHGRIRKKMSDYAVQLREKQKVRRMYGILEEQFRAYFQRADLKKGVTGDNLLIFLERRMDNVIYRMGFANSRNQARQLVRHGIFTLNGRRVTVPSIQVKAGDQVGVREQNRNSPIIKEAQQVIARRGCPAWLEVDGENLKGKVNAMPTREDIQFPINEQLIVELYSK, from the coding sequence TTGGCACGTTATACTGGAGCGAAATGCCGCCTGTGCCGTCGTGAGGGCGCCAAGCTTTTTCTGAAAGGCGACCGGTGCTTCACCGACAAGTGCGCCTATGAGCGTCGTCCTTATGCCCCCGGACAGCATGGCCGTATTCGTAAGAAAATGAGCGACTACGCGGTGCAGCTTCGCGAGAAGCAAAAAGTCCGCCGCATGTATGGCATTCTTGAAGAGCAGTTCCGGGCGTATTTTCAGCGCGCGGACTTGAAAAAGGGCGTCACCGGCGACAATCTGCTCATTTTTCTTGAACGGCGCATGGACAATGTCATCTACCGCATGGGCTTCGCCAACTCCCGCAATCAGGCCCGGCAGCTTGTGCGCCATGGCATTTTCACCCTCAATGGGCGCCGGGTCACCGTGCCGTCCATTCAGGTGAAGGCTGGCGATCAGGTCGGCGTCAGGGAACAGAATCGCAATTCCCCCATCATCAAGGAAGCCCAGCAGGTCATCGCCCGTCGCGGATGCCCGGCTTGGCTCGAGGTGGACGGCGAGAATCTCAAGGGCAAAGTCAACGCCATGCCTACCCGGGAAGACATTCAGTTCCCCATCAACGAACAGCTCATCGTCGAGCTGTACTCTAAGTAA
- the rpsK gene encoding 30S ribosomal protein S11, translated as MAKPRRVGKKEKKNIPSGVAHIQATFNNTIITFTDPRGNVVSWATSGNAGFKGSRKSTPFAAQIAAENAARKAQEHGMRTVGILVKGPGSGREAAMRAINNAGFKVSFIRDITPIPHNGCRPPKRRRV; from the coding sequence ATGGCTAAACCTCGCCGCGTAGGCAAGAAAGAAAAAAAGAACATCCCCTCCGGGGTTGCCCATATCCAGGCGACCTTCAACAACACCATCATTACCTTCACGGATCCGCGGGGGAATGTGGTCAGTTGGGCCACCTCGGGAAATGCGGGCTTCAAGGGATCGCGCAAGTCCACCCCTTTCGCGGCCCAGATCGCCGCTGAGAATGCGGCCCGCAAGGCTCAGGAACACGGCATGCGCACCGTGGGCATCCTGGTCAAGGGGCCCGGGTCCGGACGCGAGGCCGCCATGCGGGCCATCAACAACGCCGGGTTCAAGGTCAGCTTCATTCGTGACATCACCCCCATCCCGCACAATGGCTGCCGTCCTCCCAAACGGCGCAGGGTCTAG